Proteins from a genomic interval of Syngnathus acus chromosome 4, fSynAcu1.2, whole genome shotgun sequence:
- the ncl gene encoding nucleolin isoform X5, with translation MVKLAKAANKQANQKKKAPPPPKEVDEESSEEDSEEEEEETPPPKVVKKATPAKAAKVNAKNGQAAKKAKSEDDEDESDEESEEEPPPPKKGAKPAAKAKQLKANPTKEPSDDDEDDDDEDDDEESEEEAPPKAAKQAAKPKAKPAKQEEEDDEDDEDEDDAPATPAKRKAGGKKDTPPAKKAKSDGEGFCLYVGNLNANKEFDEIKDAMRKFFSKNDLEVSDVRLGGSKKFGYVEFSSEEDMEKALELNGKKVMGQEIKIDRAKTKGASLDSKKERDSRTLFVKNLPFAITADELKEVFEDAVDVRVPLGQNGTGRGIAYIEFKSEADAEKTLEDAQGSDIQGRSIVLDYVGEKSQKGPNAFAAAAPASKTLVVNNLAFSATEETLQSMFEKAVSIRIPQRDGRPKGFAFLEFESTEDAKEAIETMNNTELEGRTMRLEFSQNSGGRSEGGGPTKTLFVKGLSEDTTDQTLKAAFDTAVGARIVTDRETGYSKCFGFVDFDNEDDCKAAKEAMDQGEIDGNSVTLDYAKPKGEGGFRGGRGGGGFGGGRGGRGGFGGGRGGRGGGGGGYGGRGGGGFGGGFGGRGRGGPRGGGRGRGGGFGGGRGGGGFGGKPQGKRIKFDE, from the exons ATGGTGAAGTTAGCGAAG gcagcaaacaaacaagcaaaccaGAAGAAAAAAGCCCCTCCACCTCCCAAAGAAGTGGATGAAGAATCAAGTGAAGAGGAcagtgaagaggaggaggaggag ACTCCGCCACCAAAAGTGGTAAAAAAGGCTACACCAGCTAAAGCTGCCAAGGTTAATGCCAAAAATGGCCAAGCTGCCAAGAAAGCAAAAAGtgaagatgacgaagatgagtctg ATGAAGAGTCTGAAGAGGAGCCCCCACCACCCAAGAAAGGGGCTAAGCCTGCTGCAAAGGCCAAGCAATTGAAAGCCAACCCTacaaaggagccttcagatgatgatgaagatgatgatgatgaggacgaCGATGAAGAATCTGAGGAAGAGGCCCCTCCAAAGGCTGCAAAACAAGCTGCTAAGCCAAAAGCTAAGCCAGCTAAacaggaggaagaggacgatgaggatgatgaggatgaagatg ACGCCCCGGCGACTCCTGCGAAGAGGAAGGCTGGGGGCAAGAAGGACACACCTCCTGCCAAGAAGGCAAAGTCTGATGGAGAAG GTTTCTGTCTGTATGTTGGCAACTTAAACGCAAACAAAGAGTTTGATGAAATCAAAGACGCAATGAGGAAATTCTTCTCCAAGAATGACCTTGAGGTTTCTGATGTCCGGTTAGGTGGTTCCAA GAAATTTGGCTATGTGGAATTTTCAAGTGAGGAAGATATGGAAAAGGCACTGGAACTCAACGGCAAAAAGGTTATGGGCCAGGAAATCAAGATAGACAGGGCCAAAACCAAGGGGGCATCCCTGGATTCCAAGAAAG AAAGGGACTCACGGACACTTTTTGTAAAAAACCTTCCCTTTGCTATCACTGCTGATGAATTAAAGGAGGTTTTTGAAGATGCAGTTGATGTCAGGGTGCCATTAGGCCAGAATGGAACTGGTAGAGG AATTGCCTACATCGAGTTCAAAAGTGAGGCTGATGCAGAGAAGACTCTGGAAGATGCACAGGGTTCTGACATTCAGGGGAGGTCCATTGTTCTCGACTATGTAGGAGAAAAAAGCCAAAAAGGACCCAATGCGTTTGCAG cagcagctccagccTCCAAAACACTAGTGGTGAATAATCTAGCCTTTAGCGCCACTGAAGAGACCCTGCAGTCTATGTTTGAGAAGGCAGTTTCCATTAGAATCCCACAGAGAGATGGTAGACCCAAAGG GTTTGCATTTTTAGAGTTTGAAAGCACAGAAGATGCAAAGGAAGCCATTGAAACAATGAACAACACAGAGCTTGAGGGTCGCACGATGAGGCTTGAATTTAGCCAGAACAGTGGCGGCAGGTCAGAAGGAGG AGGTCCAACAAAGACTCTTTTTGTCAAGGGTCTCTCAGAAGATACCACAGATCAAACCCTTAAGGCTGCATTTGACACAGCAGTGGGTGCTAGGATTGTCACAGACCGAGAAACGGGGTATTCTAAATG CTTTGGCTTTGTGGACTTCGATAACGAGGATGACTGCAAGGCAGCCAAGGAGGCTATGGACCAAGGTGAAATCGACGGGAACAGCGTGACCCTGGACTATGCTAAGCCCAAGGGAGAAGGTGGCTTCCGTGGTGGGCGCGgcggtggtggttttggcgGTGGCAGAGGAGGGCGTGGCGGCTTCGGCGGTGGGCGTGGCGGCCGCGGAGGCGGCGGTGGTGGCTACGGCGGCCGTGGCGGAGGCGGATTCGGCGGTGGATTCGGcggcagaggaagaggaggtcctcGTGGAGGGGGACGTGGACGCGGCGGCGGCTTTGGGG GTGGACGTGGTGGTGGAGGATTTGGAGGCAAGCCCCAGGGGAAGAGAATTAAGTTTGATgaataa
- the ncl gene encoding nucleolin isoform X4 produces MVKLAKAANKQANQKKKAPPPPKEVDEESSEEDSEEEEEETPPPKVVKKATPAKAAKVNAKNGQAAKKAKSEDDEDESDEESEEEPPPPKKGAKPAAKAKQLKANPTKEPSDDDEDDDDEDDDEESEEEAPPKAAKQAAKPKAKPAKQEEEDDEDDEDEDESDEEMDTAPAPAAAKAKKAGMVKAKEESEDEDDDEEEDEDDEGEDAPATPAKRKAGGKKDTPPAKKAKSDGEGFCLYVGNLNANKEFDEIKDAMRKFFSKNDLEVSDVRLGGSKKFGYVEFSSEEDMEKALELNGKKVMGQEIKIDRAKTKGASLDSKKERDSRTLFVKNLPFAITADELKEVFEDAVDVRVPLGQNGTGRGIAYIEFKSEADAEKTLEDAQGSDIQGRSIVLDYVGEKSQKGPNAFAAAAPASKTLVVNNLAFSATEETLQSMFEKAVSIRIPQRDGRPKGFAFLEFESTEDAKEAIETMNNTELEGRTMRLEFSQNSGGRSEGGGPTKTLFVKGLSEDTTDQTLKAAFDTAVGARIVTDRETGYSKCFGFVDFDNEDDCKAAKEAMDQGEIDGNSVTLDYAKPKGEGGFRGGRGGGGFGGGRGGRGGFGGGRGGRGGGGGGYGGRGGGGFGGGFGGRGRGGPRGGGRGRGGGFGGGRGGGGFGGKPQGKRIKFDE; encoded by the exons ATGGTGAAGTTAGCGAAG gcagcaaacaaacaagcaaaccaGAAGAAAAAAGCCCCTCCACCTCCCAAAGAAGTGGATGAAGAATCAAGTGAAGAGGAcagtgaagaggaggaggaggag ACTCCGCCACCAAAAGTGGTAAAAAAGGCTACACCAGCTAAAGCTGCCAAGGTTAATGCCAAAAATGGCCAAGCTGCCAAGAAAGCAAAAAGtgaagatgacgaagatgagtctg ATGAAGAGTCTGAAGAGGAGCCCCCACCACCCAAGAAAGGGGCTAAGCCTGCTGCAAAGGCCAAGCAATTGAAAGCCAACCCTacaaaggagccttcagatgatgatgaagatgatgatgatgaggacgaCGATGAAGAATCTGAGGAAGAGGCCCCTCCAAAGGCTGCAAAACAAGCTGCTAAGCCAAAAGCTAAGCCAGCTAAacaggaggaagaggacgatgaggatgatgaggatgaagatg AATCAGATGAGGAAATGGACACAGCACCTGCTCCAGCAGCTGCCAAAGCAAAGAAGGCGGGCATGGTAAAAGCTAAGGAGGAGTCtgaggatgaagatgacgacgaggaggaggatgaagacgacgagggggag GACGCCCCGGCGACTCCTGCGAAGAGGAAGGCTGGGGGCAAGAAGGACACACCTCCTGCCAAGAAGGCAAAGTCTGATGGAGAAG GTTTCTGTCTGTATGTTGGCAACTTAAACGCAAACAAAGAGTTTGATGAAATCAAAGACGCAATGAGGAAATTCTTCTCCAAGAATGACCTTGAGGTTTCTGATGTCCGGTTAGGTGGTTCCAA GAAATTTGGCTATGTGGAATTTTCAAGTGAGGAAGATATGGAAAAGGCACTGGAACTCAACGGCAAAAAGGTTATGGGCCAGGAAATCAAGATAGACAGGGCCAAAACCAAGGGGGCATCCCTGGATTCCAAGAAAG AAAGGGACTCACGGACACTTTTTGTAAAAAACCTTCCCTTTGCTATCACTGCTGATGAATTAAAGGAGGTTTTTGAAGATGCAGTTGATGTCAGGGTGCCATTAGGCCAGAATGGAACTGGTAGAGG AATTGCCTACATCGAGTTCAAAAGTGAGGCTGATGCAGAGAAGACTCTGGAAGATGCACAGGGTTCTGACATTCAGGGGAGGTCCATTGTTCTCGACTATGTAGGAGAAAAAAGCCAAAAAGGACCCAATGCGTTTGCAG cagcagctccagccTCCAAAACACTAGTGGTGAATAATCTAGCCTTTAGCGCCACTGAAGAGACCCTGCAGTCTATGTTTGAGAAGGCAGTTTCCATTAGAATCCCACAGAGAGATGGTAGACCCAAAGG GTTTGCATTTTTAGAGTTTGAAAGCACAGAAGATGCAAAGGAAGCCATTGAAACAATGAACAACACAGAGCTTGAGGGTCGCACGATGAGGCTTGAATTTAGCCAGAACAGTGGCGGCAGGTCAGAAGGAGG AGGTCCAACAAAGACTCTTTTTGTCAAGGGTCTCTCAGAAGATACCACAGATCAAACCCTTAAGGCTGCATTTGACACAGCAGTGGGTGCTAGGATTGTCACAGACCGAGAAACGGGGTATTCTAAATG CTTTGGCTTTGTGGACTTCGATAACGAGGATGACTGCAAGGCAGCCAAGGAGGCTATGGACCAAGGTGAAATCGACGGGAACAGCGTGACCCTGGACTATGCTAAGCCCAAGGGAGAAGGTGGCTTCCGTGGTGGGCGCGgcggtggtggttttggcgGTGGCAGAGGAGGGCGTGGCGGCTTCGGCGGTGGGCGTGGCGGCCGCGGAGGCGGCGGTGGTGGCTACGGCGGCCGTGGCGGAGGCGGATTCGGCGGTGGATTCGGcggcagaggaagaggaggtcctcGTGGAGGGGGACGTGGACGCGGCGGCGGCTTTGGGG GTGGACGTGGTGGTGGAGGATTTGGAGGCAAGCCCCAGGGGAAGAGAATTAAGTTTGATgaataa
- the ncl gene encoding nucleolin isoform X1: protein MVKLAKAANKQANQKKKAPPPPKEVDEESSEEDSEEEEEETPPPKVVKKATPAKAAKVNAKNGQAAKKAKSEDDEDESDEESEEEPPPPKKGAKPAAKAKQLKANPTKEPSDDDEDDDDEDDDEESEEEAPPKAAKQAAKPKAKPAKQEEEDDEDDEDEDESDEEMDTAPAPAAAKAKKAGMVKAKEESEDEDDDEEEDEDDEGEEDEDDEEEDEDAPATPAKRKAGGKKDTPPAKKAKSDGEGFCLYVGNLNANKEFDEIKDAMRKFFSKNDLEVSDVRLGGSKKFGYVEFSSEEDMEKALELNGKKVMGQEIKIDRAKTKGASLDSKKERDSRTLFVKNLPFAITADELKEVFEDAVDVRVPLGQNGTGRGIAYIEFKSEADAEKTLEDAQGSDIQGRSIVLDYVGEKSQKGPNAFAAAAPASKTLVVNNLAFSATEETLQSMFEKAVSIRIPQRDGRPKGFAFLEFESTEDAKEAIETMNNTELEGRTMRLEFSQNSGGRSEGGPTKTLFVKGLSEDTTDQTLKAAFDTAVGARIVTDRETGYSKCFGFVDFDNEDDCKAAKEAMDQGEIDGNSVTLDYAKPKGEGGFRGGRGGGGFGGGRGGRGGFGGGRGGRGGGGGGYGGRGGGGFGGGFGGRGRGGPRGGGRGRGGGFGGGRGGGGFGGKPQGKRIKFDE from the exons ATGGTGAAGTTAGCGAAG gcagcaaacaaacaagcaaaccaGAAGAAAAAAGCCCCTCCACCTCCCAAAGAAGTGGATGAAGAATCAAGTGAAGAGGAcagtgaagaggaggaggaggag ACTCCGCCACCAAAAGTGGTAAAAAAGGCTACACCAGCTAAAGCTGCCAAGGTTAATGCCAAAAATGGCCAAGCTGCCAAGAAAGCAAAAAGtgaagatgacgaagatgagtctg ATGAAGAGTCTGAAGAGGAGCCCCCACCACCCAAGAAAGGGGCTAAGCCTGCTGCAAAGGCCAAGCAATTGAAAGCCAACCCTacaaaggagccttcagatgatgatgaagatgatgatgatgaggacgaCGATGAAGAATCTGAGGAAGAGGCCCCTCCAAAGGCTGCAAAACAAGCTGCTAAGCCAAAAGCTAAGCCAGCTAAacaggaggaagaggacgatgaggatgatgaggatgaagatg AATCAGATGAGGAAATGGACACAGCACCTGCTCCAGCAGCTGCCAAAGCAAAGAAGGCGGGCATGGTAAAAGCTAAGGAGGAGTCtgaggatgaagatgacgacgaggaggaggatgaagacgacgagggggaggaggacgaagatgacgaggaggaggatgagg ACGCCCCGGCGACTCCTGCGAAGAGGAAGGCTGGGGGCAAGAAGGACACACCTCCTGCCAAGAAGGCAAAGTCTGATGGAGAAG GTTTCTGTCTGTATGTTGGCAACTTAAACGCAAACAAAGAGTTTGATGAAATCAAAGACGCAATGAGGAAATTCTTCTCCAAGAATGACCTTGAGGTTTCTGATGTCCGGTTAGGTGGTTCCAA GAAATTTGGCTATGTGGAATTTTCAAGTGAGGAAGATATGGAAAAGGCACTGGAACTCAACGGCAAAAAGGTTATGGGCCAGGAAATCAAGATAGACAGGGCCAAAACCAAGGGGGCATCCCTGGATTCCAAGAAAG AAAGGGACTCACGGACACTTTTTGTAAAAAACCTTCCCTTTGCTATCACTGCTGATGAATTAAAGGAGGTTTTTGAAGATGCAGTTGATGTCAGGGTGCCATTAGGCCAGAATGGAACTGGTAGAGG AATTGCCTACATCGAGTTCAAAAGTGAGGCTGATGCAGAGAAGACTCTGGAAGATGCACAGGGTTCTGACATTCAGGGGAGGTCCATTGTTCTCGACTATGTAGGAGAAAAAAGCCAAAAAGGACCCAATGCGTTTGCAG cagcagctccagccTCCAAAACACTAGTGGTGAATAATCTAGCCTTTAGCGCCACTGAAGAGACCCTGCAGTCTATGTTTGAGAAGGCAGTTTCCATTAGAATCCCACAGAGAGATGGTAGACCCAAAGG GTTTGCATTTTTAGAGTTTGAAAGCACAGAAGATGCAAAGGAAGCCATTGAAACAATGAACAACACAGAGCTTGAGGGTCGCACGATGAGGCTTGAATTTAGCCAGAACAGTGGCGGCAGGTCAGAAGGAG GTCCAACAAAGACTCTTTTTGTCAAGGGTCTCTCAGAAGATACCACAGATCAAACCCTTAAGGCTGCATTTGACACAGCAGTGGGTGCTAGGATTGTCACAGACCGAGAAACGGGGTATTCTAAATG CTTTGGCTTTGTGGACTTCGATAACGAGGATGACTGCAAGGCAGCCAAGGAGGCTATGGACCAAGGTGAAATCGACGGGAACAGCGTGACCCTGGACTATGCTAAGCCCAAGGGAGAAGGTGGCTTCCGTGGTGGGCGCGgcggtggtggttttggcgGTGGCAGAGGAGGGCGTGGCGGCTTCGGCGGTGGGCGTGGCGGCCGCGGAGGCGGCGGTGGTGGCTACGGCGGCCGTGGCGGAGGCGGATTCGGCGGTGGATTCGGcggcagaggaagaggaggtcctcGTGGAGGGGGACGTGGACGCGGCGGCGGCTTTGGGG GTGGACGTGGTGGTGGAGGATTTGGAGGCAAGCCCCAGGGGAAGAGAATTAAGTTTGATgaataa
- the ncl gene encoding nucleolin isoform X3, translating into MVKLAKAANKQANQKKKAPPPPKEVDEESSEEDSEEEEETPPPKVVKKATPAKAAKVNAKNGQAAKKAKSEDDEDESDEESEEEPPPPKKGAKPAAKAKQLKANPTKEPSDDDEDDDDEDDDEESEEEAPPKAAKQAAKPKAKPAKQEEEDDEDDEDEDESDEEMDTAPAPAAAKAKKAGMVKAKEESEDEDDDEEEDEDDEGEEDEDDEEEDEDAPATPAKRKAGGKKDTPPAKKAKSDGEGFCLYVGNLNANKEFDEIKDAMRKFFSKNDLEVSDVRLGGSKKFGYVEFSSEEDMEKALELNGKKVMGQEIKIDRAKTKGASLDSKKERDSRTLFVKNLPFAITADELKEVFEDAVDVRVPLGQNGTGRGIAYIEFKSEADAEKTLEDAQGSDIQGRSIVLDYVGEKSQKGPNAFAAAAPASKTLVVNNLAFSATEETLQSMFEKAVSIRIPQRDGRPKGFAFLEFESTEDAKEAIETMNNTELEGRTMRLEFSQNSGGRSEGGGPTKTLFVKGLSEDTTDQTLKAAFDTAVGARIVTDRETGYSKCFGFVDFDNEDDCKAAKEAMDQGEIDGNSVTLDYAKPKGEGGFRGGRGGGGFGGGRGGRGGFGGGRGGRGGGGGGYGGRGGGGFGGGFGGRGRGGPRGGGRGRGGGFGGGRGGGGFGGKPQGKRIKFDE; encoded by the exons ATGGTGAAGTTAGCGAAG gcagcaaacaaacaagcaaaccaGAAGAAAAAAGCCCCTCCACCTCCCAAAGAAGTGGATGAAGAATCAAGTGAAGAGGAcagtgaagaggaggaggag ACTCCGCCACCAAAAGTGGTAAAAAAGGCTACACCAGCTAAAGCTGCCAAGGTTAATGCCAAAAATGGCCAAGCTGCCAAGAAAGCAAAAAGtgaagatgacgaagatgagtctg ATGAAGAGTCTGAAGAGGAGCCCCCACCACCCAAGAAAGGGGCTAAGCCTGCTGCAAAGGCCAAGCAATTGAAAGCCAACCCTacaaaggagccttcagatgatgatgaagatgatgatgatgaggacgaCGATGAAGAATCTGAGGAAGAGGCCCCTCCAAAGGCTGCAAAACAAGCTGCTAAGCCAAAAGCTAAGCCAGCTAAacaggaggaagaggacgatgaggatgatgaggatgaagatg AATCAGATGAGGAAATGGACACAGCACCTGCTCCAGCAGCTGCCAAAGCAAAGAAGGCGGGCATGGTAAAAGCTAAGGAGGAGTCtgaggatgaagatgacgacgaggaggaggatgaagacgacgagggggaggaggacgaagatgacgaggaggaggatgagg ACGCCCCGGCGACTCCTGCGAAGAGGAAGGCTGGGGGCAAGAAGGACACACCTCCTGCCAAGAAGGCAAAGTCTGATGGAGAAG GTTTCTGTCTGTATGTTGGCAACTTAAACGCAAACAAAGAGTTTGATGAAATCAAAGACGCAATGAGGAAATTCTTCTCCAAGAATGACCTTGAGGTTTCTGATGTCCGGTTAGGTGGTTCCAA GAAATTTGGCTATGTGGAATTTTCAAGTGAGGAAGATATGGAAAAGGCACTGGAACTCAACGGCAAAAAGGTTATGGGCCAGGAAATCAAGATAGACAGGGCCAAAACCAAGGGGGCATCCCTGGATTCCAAGAAAG AAAGGGACTCACGGACACTTTTTGTAAAAAACCTTCCCTTTGCTATCACTGCTGATGAATTAAAGGAGGTTTTTGAAGATGCAGTTGATGTCAGGGTGCCATTAGGCCAGAATGGAACTGGTAGAGG AATTGCCTACATCGAGTTCAAAAGTGAGGCTGATGCAGAGAAGACTCTGGAAGATGCACAGGGTTCTGACATTCAGGGGAGGTCCATTGTTCTCGACTATGTAGGAGAAAAAAGCCAAAAAGGACCCAATGCGTTTGCAG cagcagctccagccTCCAAAACACTAGTGGTGAATAATCTAGCCTTTAGCGCCACTGAAGAGACCCTGCAGTCTATGTTTGAGAAGGCAGTTTCCATTAGAATCCCACAGAGAGATGGTAGACCCAAAGG GTTTGCATTTTTAGAGTTTGAAAGCACAGAAGATGCAAAGGAAGCCATTGAAACAATGAACAACACAGAGCTTGAGGGTCGCACGATGAGGCTTGAATTTAGCCAGAACAGTGGCGGCAGGTCAGAAGGAGG AGGTCCAACAAAGACTCTTTTTGTCAAGGGTCTCTCAGAAGATACCACAGATCAAACCCTTAAGGCTGCATTTGACACAGCAGTGGGTGCTAGGATTGTCACAGACCGAGAAACGGGGTATTCTAAATG CTTTGGCTTTGTGGACTTCGATAACGAGGATGACTGCAAGGCAGCCAAGGAGGCTATGGACCAAGGTGAAATCGACGGGAACAGCGTGACCCTGGACTATGCTAAGCCCAAGGGAGAAGGTGGCTTCCGTGGTGGGCGCGgcggtggtggttttggcgGTGGCAGAGGAGGGCGTGGCGGCTTCGGCGGTGGGCGTGGCGGCCGCGGAGGCGGCGGTGGTGGCTACGGCGGCCGTGGCGGAGGCGGATTCGGCGGTGGATTCGGcggcagaggaagaggaggtcctcGTGGAGGGGGACGTGGACGCGGCGGCGGCTTTGGGG GTGGACGTGGTGGTGGAGGATTTGGAGGCAAGCCCCAGGGGAAGAGAATTAAGTTTGATgaataa
- the ncl gene encoding nucleolin isoform X2 has protein sequence MVKLAKAANKQANQKKKAPPPPKEVDEESSEEDSEEEEEETPPPKVVKKATPAKAAKVNAKNGQAAKKAKSEDDEDESDEESEEEPPPPKKGAKPAAKAKQLKANPTKEPSDDDEDDDDEDDDEESEEEAPPKAAKQAAKPKAKPAKQEEEDDEDDEDEDESDEEMDTAPAPAAAKAKKAGMVKAKEESEDEDDDEEEDEDDEGEEDEDDEEEDEDAPATPAKRKAGGKKDTPPAKKAKSDGEGFCLYVGNLNANKEFDEIKDAMRKFFSKNDLEVSDVRLGGSKKFGYVEFSSEEDMEKALELNGKKVMGQEIKIDRAKTKGASLDSKKERDSRTLFVKNLPFAITADELKEVFEDAVDVRVPLGQNGTGRGIAYIEFKSEADAEKTLEDAQGSDIQGRSIVLDYVGEKSQKGPNAFAAAPASKTLVVNNLAFSATEETLQSMFEKAVSIRIPQRDGRPKGFAFLEFESTEDAKEAIETMNNTELEGRTMRLEFSQNSGGRSEGGGPTKTLFVKGLSEDTTDQTLKAAFDTAVGARIVTDRETGYSKCFGFVDFDNEDDCKAAKEAMDQGEIDGNSVTLDYAKPKGEGGFRGGRGGGGFGGGRGGRGGFGGGRGGRGGGGGGYGGRGGGGFGGGFGGRGRGGPRGGGRGRGGGFGGGRGGGGFGGKPQGKRIKFDE, from the exons ATGGTGAAGTTAGCGAAG gcagcaaacaaacaagcaaaccaGAAGAAAAAAGCCCCTCCACCTCCCAAAGAAGTGGATGAAGAATCAAGTGAAGAGGAcagtgaagaggaggaggaggag ACTCCGCCACCAAAAGTGGTAAAAAAGGCTACACCAGCTAAAGCTGCCAAGGTTAATGCCAAAAATGGCCAAGCTGCCAAGAAAGCAAAAAGtgaagatgacgaagatgagtctg ATGAAGAGTCTGAAGAGGAGCCCCCACCACCCAAGAAAGGGGCTAAGCCTGCTGCAAAGGCCAAGCAATTGAAAGCCAACCCTacaaaggagccttcagatgatgatgaagatgatgatgatgaggacgaCGATGAAGAATCTGAGGAAGAGGCCCCTCCAAAGGCTGCAAAACAAGCTGCTAAGCCAAAAGCTAAGCCAGCTAAacaggaggaagaggacgatgaggatgatgaggatgaagatg AATCAGATGAGGAAATGGACACAGCACCTGCTCCAGCAGCTGCCAAAGCAAAGAAGGCGGGCATGGTAAAAGCTAAGGAGGAGTCtgaggatgaagatgacgacgaggaggaggatgaagacgacgagggggaggaggacgaagatgacgaggaggaggatgagg ACGCCCCGGCGACTCCTGCGAAGAGGAAGGCTGGGGGCAAGAAGGACACACCTCCTGCCAAGAAGGCAAAGTCTGATGGAGAAG GTTTCTGTCTGTATGTTGGCAACTTAAACGCAAACAAAGAGTTTGATGAAATCAAAGACGCAATGAGGAAATTCTTCTCCAAGAATGACCTTGAGGTTTCTGATGTCCGGTTAGGTGGTTCCAA GAAATTTGGCTATGTGGAATTTTCAAGTGAGGAAGATATGGAAAAGGCACTGGAACTCAACGGCAAAAAGGTTATGGGCCAGGAAATCAAGATAGACAGGGCCAAAACCAAGGGGGCATCCCTGGATTCCAAGAAAG AAAGGGACTCACGGACACTTTTTGTAAAAAACCTTCCCTTTGCTATCACTGCTGATGAATTAAAGGAGGTTTTTGAAGATGCAGTTGATGTCAGGGTGCCATTAGGCCAGAATGGAACTGGTAGAGG AATTGCCTACATCGAGTTCAAAAGTGAGGCTGATGCAGAGAAGACTCTGGAAGATGCACAGGGTTCTGACATTCAGGGGAGGTCCATTGTTCTCGACTATGTAGGAGAAAAAAGCCAAAAAGGACCCAATGCGTTTGCAG cagctccagccTCCAAAACACTAGTGGTGAATAATCTAGCCTTTAGCGCCACTGAAGAGACCCTGCAGTCTATGTTTGAGAAGGCAGTTTCCATTAGAATCCCACAGAGAGATGGTAGACCCAAAGG GTTTGCATTTTTAGAGTTTGAAAGCACAGAAGATGCAAAGGAAGCCATTGAAACAATGAACAACACAGAGCTTGAGGGTCGCACGATGAGGCTTGAATTTAGCCAGAACAGTGGCGGCAGGTCAGAAGGAGG AGGTCCAACAAAGACTCTTTTTGTCAAGGGTCTCTCAGAAGATACCACAGATCAAACCCTTAAGGCTGCATTTGACACAGCAGTGGGTGCTAGGATTGTCACAGACCGAGAAACGGGGTATTCTAAATG CTTTGGCTTTGTGGACTTCGATAACGAGGATGACTGCAAGGCAGCCAAGGAGGCTATGGACCAAGGTGAAATCGACGGGAACAGCGTGACCCTGGACTATGCTAAGCCCAAGGGAGAAGGTGGCTTCCGTGGTGGGCGCGgcggtggtggttttggcgGTGGCAGAGGAGGGCGTGGCGGCTTCGGCGGTGGGCGTGGCGGCCGCGGAGGCGGCGGTGGTGGCTACGGCGGCCGTGGCGGAGGCGGATTCGGCGGTGGATTCGGcggcagaggaagaggaggtcctcGTGGAGGGGGACGTGGACGCGGCGGCGGCTTTGGGG GTGGACGTGGTGGTGGAGGATTTGGAGGCAAGCCCCAGGGGAAGAGAATTAAGTTTGATgaataa
- the nppc gene encoding C-type natriuretic peptide gives MNLSYLVACGLMVTLLSGRMRAKPLSEAQQKSLRSLLGDELTDFLEAEERDRRVDAVRARMRLLGDLRMDTRRGMWARLLNDQPPPRKHKSGSKKGGSTARSGCFGHKMDRIGTISGMGC, from the exons ATGAACTTGTCTTACTTGGTAGCTTGTGGACTTATGGTCACGTTGCTTTCGGGGAGGATGCGCGCAAAACCTTTATCTGAGGCGCAGCAGAAG TCTCTCAGAAGTTTGCTGGGGGACGAGCTGACGGATTTTCTGGAGGCGGAGGAGCGGGACAGGCGGGTAGATGCTGTGCGCGCTCGGATGCGCTTACTGGGAGATTTACGCATGGACACCCGGAGAGGGATGTGGGCTCGGCTGCTCAACGACCAGCCCCCACCGAGGAAGCACAAATCTGGAAGCAAGAAAGGGGGTTCCACAGCGCGGAGTGGCTGTTTCGGACATAAGATGGATAGGATAGGGACCATCAGTGGTATGGGCTGCTAG